tattattattatgattatcattattattattattacgattatgattattatcattattattgtctAACGAACTTACGGCTTCCTGCGTAAAGAGTCATGAAACAAGAAAAAGTCAGAGATtgatcgttaaaaaatattacagatCGTCGAAAAGGTTTTGTACGAAGTTCTTAGCGACACCACCGTGCACTCGATCGTCACTATGCGAATTTTGTGAAATGACccacagatatatatatatataatagtaacaaTTCGATCGATCCGAATCGAATTAACGGGAAAAGTAGAAAttaggggagggagagagagagagatgggaaaaaattacaattttacgaGAAGAGAGAAGCAAATCTagcaaagtatatatatatgtgtgtatatatatatatatatacacatacacacacatatatactaCTAAGGAAAgtcgaaagaaacgaagggAACGTTCGTTGGAacggtaaaaaaagaaaaaaggtcgAAGCTTTTGCtgaacggagagagagagagaatggccAATTTACTTTCGAGAAAGTCAATGACAATTTCTCGAGGCAATCGAAATGATCTCGAGCTCGAGACACAGCGGCATGAGAACGGTGACCGTTTCGTCCCGATCCGTGCACCGTTAAACCAAACTCACTCGATCTCTACTGACCTCTCTATGAGTTTACGCATCTCCTCGGTGGTCATGCCGTCCTTGCCGCGAGCATTCACTGAAATAGAAAAACACACGGCACGATTGACACAACGGTAAACTACTACGACGACACGTAGCATGCAAATGTGTGGAAGCTAAACGattagagatagagagagatagagagagagagagagaaagagagatagataCACTGAGACCCCGCAGCGAGTCAGCGGTTCATTCTTGATCGCGTCGGTGACTCGCTCGGCATGcctatatattttctactgCTTAAAGAACGAGCAGCGGCGCGAAAGGGGATCCGGAGCGGAACGCAGCCTCTCTCGCCTCTCTCTGTTCTCGAGGAGAGACGGGCAGTTCCATTCCCCGAGGgggggcgagagagagagagggggaggtcCGTCGATTCGTCCCGCTTCGATCCCCCGGCTCGATCACCGGGTCTTTGTACTGACCGCCGTAGTTGCGGTTCACGAGTTGGTCGCGATCGCACTCCGCCTCGCTGATCTCGTTGCTCTCCTTGCTGTCGTTGAAACTCGAGTTGTTCTGGTCGTGGTTCCTTGGCGGGGGTGGGGGCGGTTCCGGTGATCCAGAGACGGGGATATTGCGGGCCGACCCTACGCTGCGACGTCCAACCGAGCCGCGGGATCCGTAGTGGTCGTAGGGAGCGCCGTACTGTCCGTACTGGGAGCCGTATTGATCCTCCTCGGGCGCGCAGTTGGCCGGGTCGTCGTACTCGGGGGAGAAGACGTTGTGGGTTCCGCTGCCGCCTCCTTGGGACGGGACTCGGGAGTAGCGACCGTTTTGACGCGGCTGCGGATCAAAGAGAATCGTTGTCGAGGGAGATCGGAGAAATAGGCGGATCGAGACGTACCATGGATTGAGATCCGGAGCGGCTGTGGGCGGAAGCGTTGGTGGGATGGCCAACGGGTGGCCCCATGGTGCCCGAGTGTCCGTTGCCTGGGTGTGGGAAGGTCTGGAATTGCATGGCCTTGCTGGGGTCCATCTCCTCGCGGAATCCAAGAAGGTGGAAGGTGGCGTAGGGGCAGATCTCGTCTTCCATGCCTGAAAGAAACGATCACCAAGGGTAGACACTGCAGTTATGGAACCGATCGAACTAATCTATTCATTGTCAAAACGGGATTATGATGTTTCACCATTTGCGTATCGGGTGGGTGTTCTTTTGGGTGCGTTCGCCTCGTGCAATGCtaactaagaaaaaaaatctggcGGGTACCTACGTATATTCTCGTTCCTACGTGTTtcccctcttcttctctcgtaCTCGCCCGTTACACAGAGAAACGTTTATAGgaggtatatttatatatatatatacgttatatatatacgcatgcACGTTAATCAATCGTGTCTCGAATCGTTCTACAGTTCCGTTGTTGTCGTTCGCTCGCTTCTGTCTCTCATCATAGAAACCGTTGTCCGACATTTTGGAAAGATGAAAGGAAAAATGCGCGGAGCGAGACAACAACACCGTCCCTGCATCCAAATCCTTCCGTATTCGTGAAAAAAGTAGGACGAATCGAAAGGGATGTGGTTACTTTTCGTGTTTACATTCGTATATATTTGCGAAAATAAAGGAGGAACAATGAGCGCAAAGCATGCGTGAATGCGTGCAAAACATCGAAGTGGGTAATAAATAGCGAATATTGCATGAGCACGGCGTGAACAACCGTGAAGAATCGGAACGGACTTACGAAGAAGACCGGTTATATACGCAATAGCTGGATAGCCGGTCGATAAGTTAGTTAACCGTGGTAGATGTCGCGATAGAGAGACGAAGGCTCGTGACGGCGACacggagaggagaaagagcGCTTCGTTCGGTTCTTTAACTCTACTTTTTACCAACCTCTGTGGGATAGACCCTCGGCACTGCCCATACGAGGTGGCGGTGGACATCTTCGGTTCGGCGCGCAATGATTCAATTCTTCGTACATATGTCGTCTTGGATCCCACGTCGAGTGGCTTCTTATCGAGCCTGTCCCACCTATCGAACATATACTACAAACGTCGTACGACTGACTGCCGCTTACCGATCTTCGGTTTCGCCCTTCTTATCGATTTCTTATCGATTCATCGGCGGGCGTGAACTGAGAGGGCGATCGTGGAAACGGAGACGCGTAGCAATGCGATAAGCGCAAATAAAATAagggaggagaaaaataaCCGTTCCCCGGCACATACATATCTCGATtacgtttaaatatatatatatatatatatatatatataatatatatatatatatatatatatatatatagtatatagagagagagagaaaaaatattttgaagcgAGGCAAACAACGAGACAAACTGGCAATGACTATGAATATCCAACTTGTGTACGAATTACGTGTTTGTGGAGAATGGGTGTGTATGTTTGTGTTTTCAACGTATCGTCATCCCGATTCGTTCGACGAGAATGGTGAGAAAGAATTCTAAGACTCGTGTATATCATATATCGTATacatattcgattcgatttctgGTGTGTCacgaatgaataatgaaatgtaataaataaaataaaagaagaaacggtAAACACTATCGTGCCGATGCGACAACATCTAATAAAcgataattggaatttttagcTAGAGATCGTATTGTTGGCAGTTGTGGCTTACTTATCACTGTACCTCGCTTGATGCGATCGCAGGTGTTATAATTGGATCCGGGAACAGGGGGCAATTTACGGTTGGGCGGGGCGATGTATCCAAGCTCGTCGCGCAGATCGGGCCTTCGTTTGTCCAGGGTTGCTCCGCCTACTCCGGTTTGTTGGTAAACCACGTCGTCTAAAAAATCGAACGGACACGTAGCAGCGTGCCGGTTAGTTCGCTATAGGAACTGCTCCGTGCGCTCGATACGGATCGAAGTGGTCGGGGGTCGATAACGACGTAATATCGATCGTCCCATCCGGCCGACTTCCATCTCTGTTTCGTAATTAACGattgtgtaaaataataaaaaaaaattggtataCATTGTCCCTCGTAATATTTCTCGTCGGCTGATGAGATACCTCGCAGCCGCGTTTGCTCCGGGCCCCGAGTTCTCCTAGACAATGCGACGCAAATCACCACTATCCCTACAATAATGACGACGATCGTCGCTCCGACCGGTACAACCACGTTCACGTCCAGCCAGCCGGGCAACCAAGGGAAATAACGCCTCACGTCCGTGCTGTCGTTATCGCCGTTCCGCACGGGGGGCGCGATCGTACCTGTTCGTTAAGACAGTgcagaaaagagagagggttACCTTTATCGCTACCATGGCCCTTCCCTCTGAGAACGCAGATCACGATGACGGCAACGATTATAACGAGAATAGCTGCTACCACGGGTACGACCAGATTTAAGTTAgccatgaaaattttcatcggaTCCTCGTCGTTGCCACCACCGTTCACGTCAGGTAGCTCTCGGGCCGGTGCAATGGTGCCTGGAACAAAAAATATGGCGACCGTTCAATCCAGCCACCATTAGCACCGGCTACGAGGTGCGCCGTTGccgttttccttccttttccttttttctttttctttctttctttctttctttctttctttctttcctatcCCCTCTTATCgccttcttattttatttacctcCGGTTACGGTCAGCGTTGCGAATTCGTACTCGGCAACCGCGAACCCAGCGTTATTGTGGGCGGTGACGCGCAAGTGGTACCACGTGGCAGGGACCAAATCCAGAACTACGAAGTTGCCGCCCGGTTTAACGTTGTTCGACACCTGGTTCCATTCCTGTTGGTTCCTGAATCACACGATCGACAATtatcgacgacgacgatttaTAGATTTCGCGTTCTCGTTTCCCCCTTACTTCTTCTTGTGCTCGACCACGAAGTAGATCATGGGGCAGCCGCCGTCGGACCACGCGTTCAAGTGCAGAGTGATGCTGTTCGTCGCCACCTCGATGAACCTTGCCGCCTCGGGGATGATCGGTTTCGAGCCTTTGGTGCGGGTGTTGAGCATGTCGGATGGGTCGCCGGTTCCGATTCTAAAATCGAGTCAACGTCTCTTTGCCTCCAATAATGCGAACAATTAATTACACGTTTGTTCCTTTGTTTATTTGTTCATTCACCTACCCGTTGTACGCGGTTACGTAGATCTGGTATCTCGAGCCGCACAACAAATTCTCCAAAGTGTACTTCTGCACCGTGGAGCTGATCTGCGCCGTGTCCCAGTCGCCGAATTCCGGCTTGTAGTGGATCGTGTATCCGTGGATCGGGGCGTTGTCCTGGGGGTGAGGGCGCACCTTCATCGTCAGCGAGTTGGTGGTGGTCGCGGTGAGGGTGATTTGGGGCGAGTGAGGGGGAGCTGCGAAGTCGAGTTGGTCGGTCGAGtttcgagaaacgagaaattcATCCTCGCGAGGGTGCTTTCTCACCGTGCACGATCAACTGGTGGGTGACGGTGTCGTGGCCGAACGTGTTTTCCACGTAGCAAGAGTATTCCCCGGCGTCGGTGCGGTCCACTTCCTTGATGAACAGGGATCCTTCGGGCAATTGTCGCAGTCTGTCGCTGGATTGGAGCACGGCGCCTCGCACTTTCCACGTCACCTCGGGCGCGGGCACGCCGACGGCCAAGCAGGGTAATTTCACGTCCTCCTTGTAGGTGGCCGTGAATTTGTCGTCGAACGACGCGATCTTCGCCGGTACTGAAACAGTTTTCGAAAAAAGGATTGTGACGGGCTCGtcgagaagaggagaggggaggggtggAGATACCTCGAACGCTGGGCGCCAGTGCGACGATCTTGGAAGCCTCTCCCTCGCCGATGTTCGTGCTCGCGGTCACCCAGAAGTCGTATCTGCGCGTCTTGTCCAATTCGGACGCCTCGTGGGTGAGCTGATTGGGCGGCACCTTCTGGCTGCTCGGCTCCTCCGCGTTGTCCGCCTTCGTGTAAACGGTGTACTGGGTGATGACGCCGTTCGGTTGGCTGGGTGGCCTCCACGAAACCAGGATCGATTCGGACGACATGACGAGAGCCTTGATCGCGATAGGCGCTTCGGGGGCTGTGTACACGATATGATTAGGAAAGGATGAGGATTTGCGCGTTCGAGAAAAGCGTCTCTCAGGCTTCTCACCGTCCTGCTCGGTTTGGCAGTGAATGGGCGCGGACTTGACACCGTCTCCGCCAGAAGTGAAAGCCAAGACTTGCATGCTGTAGTTCGTGTACTTCTTCAATCCGTGCAAAATGGTCTCGCTCGAGGAGGTGATCTTGGTGTCCTTGGTGTTCTCGTCGTACCAGGTGTCGGAGGGTCCGTAGATGACCTGGATGACGAGGGATGTAACATTCGAAGACTCGACTCGTGGACGGGTAAGGGAGAACTACAATCACCTTGTATCCGGTGATGACTCCATTCGCGGCGCTAAGGGGGGGCGACATCCAGGAGATCCTGATGGTCTGGGAGGTCAAGGTGGTGCAAGTGGTGTCGTGAGGGGGTTGCTCGGGTACGCCCTCGGCGGTGTGCTGCCTCCGCTCCTCGCTCATCGGCCCCGATCCCACTTTGTTGAACGCTTGCACGACCACGCTGTACTGGGTGTACGTCTTCAGGTTCATGATCTGCAGGTGGTGCTCCTTTCCGTCCTCCTTCGAGAAGTCCACGGTTTCGAACATGTACGGTTTCTCGGAGGAGGAGAGCCTGTAGCCGACGTAGTATCCAAGGATCTCGCCGTTCCAATCCTCGCGAGGGGGCGGTTTCCACGTTACCTGAGTCGAAAAGAATTCGTAGAGAGGAactgaagaaagaaagaaagggagactCGAAGCGGAGCCGGTACCTTGAGGGTGTGCTGGTCGAGGTCGTCGACGCGGATGGAGGTTGGCGGGCCGCTGGGCGCCTCCTCGGCAGTGATTATGGTGACCGTGTCGGACGGGTCGGACGCGCCTATTTCGTTCTCGGCCACGATTCTGAGGTGGTAGGTGGTGGCGGGTCTGAGATTGAACACTCCGGCTACGTTCTGCTGGGATCCGGGCACCAGAACTCTGTCGATATCGGTCTCCCACGAGCCTTTGCTGATCTTGTACTCGATCACGTAGCGCTTGATCGGGCTGTTCCCGTCGTAGGGCGCCGCCCAGGAAAGTTGAACCGAGCGTCCGGATTTGTCCAACACCTTCAAACCGTACGGAACCTCGGGTACCTCTGCGAGGAAACGTAATTCGTAATTCGTAAACGGGGGAGAAGGGGGCGGAGGGAGAGAATAGACTCGAACCTTGCACGATCATGTTGATACTCGTGTCGTCGCTTCCGAAAGCGTTGGTCGCCACGCAGGTGAAGAGGGCCGAGTCGCTTCTCTCGGTTCTCTTGATGCTCAGGTCGGACAGCACGCCGTTCGCCAATATTTCCTCCCGGATCGTGTAACGGGAATCGCTCTTCGGGTCCAGCCTCTTGTTGTTCATGTTCCAGAGGATGCCGATCGGTTTCTCGCCTTGGGCCTCGCATTGCAACACGGCCGGCTCCCCTCGTCGCGCGGTCTGGTTCTTCAGTTTGATCTCGAAGTGGGGCGGGGCTGAAGCGATCGACGAAGATTAGGGCGGAGAAAAGGGTGGAGGACGGACGACGGAATACCTTGAACCGAGATGAAGATAACAGCCGAGAGTCCCGCGCCGATCCCGTTCACAGCCTCGCAGAGATAGTAGCCTTCGTTCGTCTTCTGAATGTTGTTGATCGACAGGGTCCCGTCCTCCACGCTAATGTCCGGATTGCTCAATTTCAGGTCGGTGTAATCGCCCGGTGTGTCCCCTGTGAAACGGGGAATAGGGCAGACGCGCTCGGGGACAGACGCCAGGATGGATGGTCGATCACTTACCAGCGGCCTTCTTCCACGTGACCTGGGGCTTGGGGAAACCGTCGGCTTTGCACTCGACGCGAGCGTCAGAGCCTTGAGCGAATGCCTTGTCGGTGGGCTCCAGGATCCAGCGTGGTGGTACTGTTACAGAATAACCAGGTCATTCCACGTGTTCCCCGGCGTACCACCCGTACGGGGCAGTTAATCCGGGAGCCAGTCGCGCCTCGTCGTGACCTCGGGCCCTGACTTCTCTCCAacccctcttttttcctttctttcgaggGACGCGCGTTTCACTTTCCACGTTTCACGAGCCGAAGATCACGACAGGCTGTTTCCTCGCATGCTGGACGAAACGTCGCGGCTCGCCCCCGCAACTGCGACGAAAACAACGACGACGACATTGCATCTAAAGTCGTGCATGCGGGAGTGTGAGAAGAGATGAAGTGATCGTTACGACTACTTGCGCTACGAAAACGGGTGAAAGATGATGAACGTGCGCAAGAGatggagagacagagagaaggagagagagagagaaagctcGGCTCGGAGCCGAACGCCGTGCATGCAAGGGTTAGGTAAGGTTAGGCTGCTGCGTTACGGTCCGTCGTGCTGCGGCGAAAGAAGTCGGagaaagagtgagagagagtgagagaaagCTATCTATATTTCGTTAGactaaaaaaagaggaggcgGCATGCGTTGTTGTCAAAAGAAAGATACATCTGCTACCGCTACGAATGcatgtaaaaagaaatgaatacgAGGCGAGACGTGTGGTGAGAGGGGCGGTTAAGGTGGTGGGGTTAAAGGAGGCGAAGGGTTTCGTCGATAGGTTGGCGAGAGGGTGATTTTCGGGGGTTGATCGGATGGTCGGTCGGTCGTGTTGGAGGAGAGCAAGGACGCGTTGTAGCGCGACGGGGGAGGGGGTACGGTGCGGTGAGATAACAATAAATCGACACTCGAATGTGATCACGAGAGACACGCAGCTCGATCGCTGGGAGGGTGATCCtgagataaatagataatccGGCGATAGATCGCGACGATCCATCGATCGTTGTTCGGTGTTgtcgttgttattattattattattattatacgaatgATGGCTCGttgagttttcttttttcttttttctcaggGGAGAAGAGGGGGGAGCTGGTGAAGCACGTGACGCGCACGAGAGGACGAGAAttgtcgtatatatatatatatatatacatataatacgtGTATCCTGATCGTCGGTGGTGCCTGTTATCGCTCGTTGGAGATCGCGCGGCGAGAAAAAGCCAACTCGAAAGAAAAAGCCATACTCGATAGGTGTCGTCGAAGAATATTAGCGACGATGAGAGCATGACAACGAGACAGGGTGGTAACGATCGAACGATGCGAGATACTTAGCCAACAGATAAACGATGCGGGTCAAGCTGAACCAAATTGCTGGATGGAATGGGAGGGGAACGAAGTGGGCTCTTTCCTCGGGCTTGGGTGTAACTTTGGTTCCGCTACTCGGCTGAATAAGGCGGGAAATAGGAGCGGACACGCACGAGGGGTGAACGTAGAACGAGGGGGATCGGACACAAAACGTGGGTATGCATAATACACGCGGAATGACGAGATTGCGGAACGggggatagagagagagagagagataggatAAGTAGAAGTCAGAGatagcgagagaaagagagagagagagagagagagagagaggtacgGACGAAAGCTGTGAACGCGAAAACTCTTCCGCTGTGTGAACTGAAATCCAGAAAGCTTTCGccaaaaaaggaaagatttcGTTCGAGCGTTCGTTCTCGGCAACGACGAAGATGcattcaatcaaaattattattaaagccTGCGATAAATGAAACAATCTGAATCGGGGTTGTGAACTGCGCCGGGCTGTTGCGCTGTTGCGTCTCATCTCATTCTTATTCGTTCTTATTCACCGTTCAATCAATTATTCATCAATTATTGCACGATATTATTCATTCACCACGATATTATTCCCACATTACTCTGTTCCCTAACCGTGAACACGCAACGTCGCCTCGTGGATCGCTTTGCCGGACGGATTGGTTGCGATACACGTGTAACGTCCCGCGTGGTCCGGCGTTACAGGCTCGATCAGCATCATGCTCATCCGTGGCCCGAGTTTCCCGACGTTGTATCCCATGAATTGCGAGAGGGGCCGATCCTCGTGGGTCCAGGCGATGTCGATGGGGGTGTCGCCCGTCGCCACCATGCACGCCAGTTGGGCGGCCTGCCCCGCGTAAATCGGTTGGTCGCCAAAATCGAACGGACTGATCCGTGGCAGGACTGGAACGATGAGCATCCCCGGCTAGATCCACACCCACGCACACGCATACACACCCCCTCGATGGATCCACAGTCTCGTCGTCATTGATCATCGTCTACGCAACGGACTTCTTCCCGTCCCTCGGTCGCCGAGAGTCGCCTTTTCCTCTGCTTCCTCCTCCCCATCCGCGTGGGACGCACGCCCACGTTTTCGTCTCGGCAACGACGCGAGGGAAAGGATCGAGAAGAGGCAGACAgccggaaagagagagagagagagagagagagagacgagacGCAGTGCGCGCGTGAGCGTGTGTTACGAGTGTGTgggagaaaggagaaagagaattgGACGGGGAACGAAACGGGAGGGGAAGTTTAGCTCGTCCTGAACTACGGACAAATTACCTTTGATCATTGGTAGCCCAAGGATAACGAGAGTGGGGGACTGTGGTCCAAAAGCTACACTCGGCCGAGCGACCTACCTAAACGATGATGCTTCGAAACAAACGATGCGGGAAGATAATT
The DNA window shown above is from Apis cerana isolate GH-2021 linkage group LG4, AcerK_1.0, whole genome shotgun sequence and carries:
- the LOC108001865 gene encoding cell adhesion molecule Dscam2 isoform X20 — translated: MWLDPPGGGCNIPTYLTTMLLLAVLALTNVACAEDESMGPVFVKEPPNRVDFSNGTGAVVECQARGNPQPDIIWVRADGSAVGDVPGLRQVLPNGNLVFPPFRAEDYRQEVHAQVYSCLARSPAGSVHSRDVNVRAVVHQYYQSEVNNEYVIRGNAAILKCSIPSFVAEFVQVVGWQDDQGNSFNPDEKNDGKYLVLPSGELHIRDVGPEDGYKTYQCRTKHRLTGETRLSATKGRLVITEPMGIKAPAFLGDVKSFLFVRRSGTKVSMPCNAQGHPVPVTRWYKFIEGSSRRQPVQLNERVRQVSGTLIIREARVEDSGKYLCIVNNSVGGESVETVLTVTAPLGAEIEPSTQTIDFGRPATFTCNVRGNPIKTISWLKDGKPLGLEEAVLRIESVKKEDKGMYQCFVRNDQESAQATAELKLGGRFEPPQIRQAFAEETLQPGPSMFLKCVASGNPTPEITWELDGKRLSNTERLQVGQYVTVNGDVVSHLNISSTHTNDGGLYKCIAASKVGSAEHSARLNVYGLPFIRHMDKKAIVAGETLRVTCPVAGYPIESIVWERDTRVLPINRKQKVFPNGTLIIENVERMSDQATYTCVARNAQGYSARGTLEVQVMVAPQIAPFSIGEEPANWGEQVSAMCSILKGDSPIEIRWSLNGEPITRTNHPDITVTKTGKKNSVLIIDSVTAHHAGEYTCVASNLVGSVSRSAELSVNVPPRWILEPTDKAFAQGSDARVECKADGFPKPQVTWKKAAGDTPGDYTDLKLSNPDISVEDGTLSINNIQKTNEGYYLCEAVNGIGAGLSAVIFISVQAPPHFEIKLKNQTARRGEPAVLQCEAQGEKPIGILWNMNNKRLDPKSDSRYTIREEILANGVLSDLSIKRTERSDSALFTCVATNAFGSDDTSINMIVQEVPEVPYGLKVLDKSGRSVQLSWAAPYDGNSPIKRYVIEYKISKGSWETDIDRVLVPGSQQNVAGVFNLRPATTYHLRIVAENEIGASDPSDTVTIITAEEAPSGPPTSIRVDDLDQHTLKVTWKPPPREDWNGEILGYYVGYRLSSSEKPYMFETVDFSKEDGKEHHLQIMNLKTYTQYSVVVQAFNKVGSGPMSEERRQHTAEGVPEQPPHDTTCTTLTSQTIRISWMSPPLSAANGVITGYKVIYGPSDTWYDENTKDTKITSSSETILHGLKKYTNYSMQVLAFTSGGDGVKSAPIHCQTEQDAPEAPIAIKALVMSSESILVSWRPPSQPNGVITQYTVYTKADNAEEPSSQKVPPNQLTHEASELDKTRRYDFWVTASTNIGEGEASKIVALAPSVRVPAKIASFDDKFTATYKEDVKLPCLAVGVPAPEVTWKVRGAVLQSSDRLRQLPEGSLFIKEVDRTDAGEYSCYVENTFGHDTVTHQLIVHAPPHSPQITLTATTTNSLTMKVRPHPQDNAPIHGYTIHYKPEFGDWDTAQISSTVQKYTLENLLCGSRYQIYVTAYNGIGTGDPSDMLNTRTKGSKPIIPEAARFIEVATNSITLHLNAWSDGGCPMIYFVVEHKKKNQQEWNQVSNNVKPGGNFVVLDLVPATWYHLRVTAHNNAGFAVAEYEFATLTVTGGTIAPPVRNGDNDSTDVRRYFPWLPGWLDVNVVVPVGATIVVIIVGIVVICVALSRRTRGPEQTRLRGISSADEKYYEGQYDVVYQQTGVGGATLDKRRPDLRDELGYIAPPNRKLPPVPGSNYNTCDRIKRGTVISGTGSIRSHSTWDPRRHMYEELNHCAPNRRCPPPPRMGSAEGLSHRGMEDEICPYATFHLLGFREEMDPSKAMQFQTFPHPGNGHSGTMGPPVGHPTNASAHSRSGSQSMPRQNGRYSRVPSQGGGSGTHNVFSPEYDDPANCAPEEDQYGSQYGQYGAPYDHYGSRGSVGRRSVGSARNIPVSGSPEPPPPPPRNHDQNNSSFNDSKESNEISEAECDRDQLVNRNYGVNARGKDGMTTEEMRKLIERNEAPSRQTGSGHGGHGGLLTPYDTVAV
- the LOC108001865 gene encoding cell adhesion molecule Dscam2 isoform X35: MWLDPPGGGCNIPTYLTTMLLLAVLALTNVACAEDESMGPVFVKEPPNRVDFSNGTGAVVECQARGNPQPDIIWVRADGSAVGDVPGLRQVLPNGNLVFPPFRAEDYRQEVHAQVYSCLARSPAGSVHSRDVNVRAVVAQYYDTDVNKEYAIRGNSAILKCVVPSFVADFVKVLSWHTDQGEEFVPGDDYDGKYLVLPSGELHIRDVGPEDGYKTYQCRTKHRLTGETRLSATKGRLVITEPVSGAAPKVPATAKITVLSLPARASVAALCQAQAHPLPIFRWYKFIEGSSRRQPVQLNERVRQVSGTLIIREARVEDSGKYLCIVNNSVGGESVETVLTVTAPLGAEIEPSTQTIDFGRPATFTCNVRGNPIKTISWLKDGKPLGLEEAVLRIESVKKEDKGMYQCFVRNDQESAQATAELKLGGRFEPPQIRQAFAEETLQPGPSMFLKCVASGNPTPEITWELDGKRLSNTERLQVGQYVTVNGDVVSHLNISSTHTNDGGLYKCIAASKVGSAEHSARLNVYGLPFIRHMDKKAIVAGETLRVTCPVAGYPIESIVWERDTRVLPINRKQKVFPNGTLIIENVERMSDQATYTCVARNAQGYSARGTLEVQVMVIPKLLPFTFGEKPLNSGQVVTVPCAVVEGDQPLKLRWTLNGHAISPHSGISIVDLGGRGAILSIGSVQATHAGTYTCIAENLAGRHELSADLIVNVPPRWILEPTDKAFAQGSDARVECKADGFPKPQVTWKKAAGDTPGDYTDLKLSNPDISVEDGTLSINNIQKTNEGYYLCEAVNGIGAGLSAVIFISVQAPPHFEIKLKNQTARRGEPAVLQCEAQGEKPIGILWNMNNKRLDPKSDSRYTIREEILANGVLSDLSIKRTERSDSALFTCVATNAFGSDDTSINMIVQEVPEVPYGLKVLDKSGRSVQLSWAAPYDGNSPIKRYVIEYKISKGSWETDIDRVLVPGSQQNVAGVFNLRPATTYHLRIVAENEIGASDPSDTVTIITAEEAPSGPPTSIRVDDLDQHTLKVTWKPPPREDWNGEILGYYVGYRLSSSEKPYMFETVDFSKEDGKEHHLQIMNLKTYTQYSVVVQAFNKVGSGPMSEERRQHTAEGVPEQPPHDTTCTTLTSQTIRISWMSPPLSAANGVITGYKVIYGPSDTWYDENTKDTKITSSSETILHGLKKYTNYSMQVLAFTSGGDGVKSAPIHCQTEQDAPEAPIAIKALVMSSESILVSWRPPSQPNGVITQYTVYTKADNAEEPSSQKVPPNQLTHEASELDKTRRYDFWVTASTNIGEGEASKIVALAPSVRVPAKIASFDDKFTATYKEDVKLPCLAVGVPAPEVTWKVRGAVLQSSDRLRQLPEGSLFIKEVDRTDAGEYSCYVENTFGHDTVTHQLIVHAPPHSPQITLTATTTNSLTMKVRPHPQDNAPIHGYTIHYKPEFGDWDTAQISSTVQKYTLENLLCGSRYQIYVTAYNGIGTGDPSDMLNTRTKGSKPIIPEAARFIEVATNSITLHLNAWSDGGCPMIYFVVEHKKKNQQEWNQVSNNVKPGGNFVVLDLVPATWYHLRVTAHNNAGFAVAEYEFATLTVTGGTIAPPVRNGDNDSTDVRRYFPWLPGWLDVNVVVPVGATIVVIIVGIVVICVALSRRTRGPEQTRLRGISSADEKYYEGQYDVVYQQTGVGGATLDKRRPDLRDELGYIAPPNRKLPPVPGSNYNTCDRIKRGTVISGTGSIRSHSTWDPRRHMYEELNHCAPNRRCPPPPRMGSAEGLSHRGMEDEICPYATFHLLGFREEMDPSKAMQFQTFPHPGNGHSGTMGPPVGHPTNASAHSRSGSQSMPRQNGRYSRVPSQGGGSGTHNVFSPEYDDPANCAPEEDQYGSQYGQYGAPYDHYGSRGSVGRRSVGSARNIPVSGSPEPPPPPPRNHDQNNSSFNDSKESNEISEAECDRDQLVNRNYGVNARGKDGMTTEEMRKLIERNEAPSRQTGSGHGGHGGLLTPYDTVAV